The proteins below are encoded in one region of Zerene cesonia ecotype Mississippi chromosome 26, Zerene_cesonia_1.1, whole genome shotgun sequence:
- the LOC119836901 gene encoding protein wntless, giving the protein MTGTVLENLSGRKLAVLISFLLLCQVVCFLIGGLVAPMPANAQTILGTVCRDTTKEKNDTTKWFYNRGKGQCETVNLADLHHDLSESDIVFAFQMPIPREGKTFDYSRWQQNLIGVLQMDIKYHSQMEIKPHSTVTIDARLAYRNKGDPDDAWKLYTLSVEKRNLDCDIEIKSEEYLYNCTAMPLFELGSLYHDYYLLNIRLPVDTKDMNAHIGHIQDMWVTVINQNGGFTKVWLSLKTVFFPCIIGILVWFWRRIHMLQRKPVLLEEMLFALGIAMCILDMPIEYLTLHFDLPFMLLLSDVRQGFFYASLFSFWLVFAGEHMLIQEAKTKNTLRKYWRHLSAVLLGCVSLFVFDMCERGIQLRNPFYSIWVTDLGTNLALSFIILAGISTGIYFMFLSFMIWQVFVNICHKRESLLAMSSVRRLHYEGIIYRFKFLMLATMICAAMTVIGFILGQVAEGQWKWDENIELEYTSAFFTGVYGMWNIYIFALLVLYAPSHKRWPESDTTSDTQNLSEEIEFNPIPSERSEISSLTSFIAKPTVD; this is encoded by the coding sequence GTGGTATGTTTTTTGATAGGTGGTTTGGTCGCACCCATGCCGGCAAACGCGCAAACTATCTTAGGAACTGTTTGTAGAGACACGACAAAAGAGAAAAATGACACGACAAAGTGGTTTTACAACCGCGGCAAGGGTCAATGCGAGACCGTTAACCTTGCCGATTTACACCACGACCTGTCAGAATCGGACATTGTTTTCGCTTTCCAAATGCCGATTCCCCGTGAAGGGAAGACTTTTGACTACTCTAGGTGGCAGCAAAACTTGATTGGAGTGCTTCAAATGGACATTAAATATCATTCACAGATGGAAATTAAACCGCATAGTACTGTGACGATCGATGCACGGCTCGCGTATAGAAACAAAGGCGATCCCGACGATGCATGGAAATTATATACGCTCTCTgttgaaaaaagaaatctaGACTgcgatattgaaataaaaagcgaggaatatttgtacaattgCACAGCTATGCCTTTGTTTGAACTCGGTTCACTGTATCAcgactattatttattaaatattagacTTCCAGTTGATACAAAGGACATGAATGCGCACATTGGACATATACAAGACATGTGGGTCACGGTGATCAATCAAAATGGAGGATTCACAAAAGTTTGGTTGTCTTTGAAAACAGTATTCTTTCCATGTATCATTGGTATATTGGTTTGGTTCTGGAGGAGGATTCATATGCTGCAACGGAAGCCTGTGCTATTAGAAGAAATGTTATTCGCTCTGGGAATAGCTATGTGTATATTAGACATGCCAATTGAGTATTTAACACTTCATTTCGATCTACCGTTTATGTTGTTACTGAGTGATGTCAGACAGGGTTTCTTCTACGCTAGTTTATTTTCCTTCTGGCTCGTGTTTGCCGGGGAGCACATGTTGATTCAAGAGGCGAAAACTAAGAACACTTTAAGGAAATATTGGCGACATCTAAGCGCTGTTCTCTTGGGATGTGTATCgctatttgtatttgatatgTGCGAGAGAGGTATACAACTGCGAAACCCGTTTTACTCCATCTGGGTCACAGATCTGGGAACAAATCTTGccctttcatttataattctagCGGGCATTTCGACCGGGATATATTTCATGTTCTTAAGCTTTATGATATGGCAagtgtttgtaaatatatgtcaCAAGCGCGAGTCCCTGCTGGCCATGAGTTCAGTACGTCGCTTACACTATGAAGGGATAATATATCGTTTCAAATTCTTAATGTTGGCGACCATGATATGCGCCGCTATGACTGTGATTGGCTTTATTCTTGGACAAGTTGCGGAGGGACAATGGAAGTGGGATGAGAACATTGAATTGGAGTATACATCTGCATTTTTCACCGGAGTGTATGGAATGTggaacatttatatattcgcACTGTTGGTACTGTACGCGCCAAGCCACAAACGTTGGCCTGAGAGCGATACCACATCAGACACTCAGAACTTGAGCGAGGAAATCGAATTTAACCCTATTCCGAGCGAGCGCAGTGAGATATCCTCCCTAACTTCGTTTATCGCTAAGCCTACTGTAGACTAA